Sequence from the Rhodanobacter sp. genome:
TCGAGGTCGCGGTGTTCCTGCCGCAATTCGGCAAGCAGCTGGGCGGTTTCGGCAGGATCCTGCATGACGGTGCGTGGCGTGGGCGATCCGACTAGTGTAACGCCGCCGGATGCGGGCAGGCAGGTACAATGCGCCTTCCCCCGCTGCCGCACCCGCCATGTCCGCGCTGCCCGAATCCGCCGCCACGCCTGCCGCCGAGGTCGAACGCCTCGCCACGCGCTTGCGCCACCAGGTCGGCAAGGCGATCACCGATTTCCGCATGATCGAGGACGGCGACAAGGTGATGGTGTGCCTGTCCGGCGGCAAGGATTCCTACACCCTGCTGGACGTGCTGCTGCAGCTGCAGGCCAAGGCGCCGGTGCGCTTCGAGCTGATCGCGGTAAACCTGGACCAGAAGCAGCCGGGTTTTCCGGAGCACGTGCTGCCGGAGTACCTGAGCTCGCGCGGCGTGCCGTTCCACATCATCGAGCAGGACACCTACAGCACGGTCACGCGGGTGATCCCGCAGGGCAAGACCATGTGCAGCCTGTGCTCGCGGCTGCGGCGCGGCTCGCTGTACACCTGGGCGGCAGCCAACGGCATCACCAAGATCGCGCTGGGCCACCACCGCGACGACATCCTCGCCACCTTCTTCCTCAACCTGTTCCACCAGGCCAGCCTGAAGGCGATGCCGCCCAAGCTGCGCTCGGACGACGGCCGCCACGTGGTGATCCGCCCGCTGGCGTACTGCCGCGAGAGCGAGATCGCCGACTACGCGGCCCTGCGCGAATTTCCCATCATCCCGTGCAACCTGTGCGGCTCGCAGGAGAACCTGCAGCGCAAGCAGGTGCGGCGCATGCTGGACGAATGGGAGCGCGACCACCCCGGCCGCAGCGAGACGATGTTCCGCGCGCTGGGCAACGTGGCGCCCTCGCAGCTGGCCGACCGCAGTCTGTTCGATTTCGAAGGCCTCGGGGCGGGCGGCGGCGAAATCTGAGATCATGGGGCGTTCGTCCGTATGGACGTCCATACTTCCATTTGAAATCATCATACGAACCAGCAGCGAGGAATCACGTGTCCATTTTTGCTTCCGTGGCGATGGCGCCGGGCGACCCCATCCTCGGCCTCACCGAGACCTACAACGCCGATCCGCGCAAGGAGAAGGTGAACCTCGGCGTGGGCATCTACGTGGATGAGCAGGGCAAGGTGCCGGTACTGGACGCGGTGCGCCAGGTGGAACAGGCGCTGGCGCGCGACGACCAGCCGCGCAGCTACCTGCCGATCGATGGCCTGCCCGCGTATGCCCGTGCCACGCAGAAGCTGCTGTTCGGCGAGGATGCGGCCATCCTCGACGCGGGCCGCGTGGCCACTGCGCAGACCATCGGCGGCAGCGGCGCGCTGCGCGTGGGCGCGGACCTTCTCAAGAAGGTGCTGGGCGACAAGGCCACGCTGGCGATCAGCAACCCGAGCTGGGGCAACCACCACGTGGTGTTCCGCACCGCCGGCTTCCAGTTGATCGACTACCGCTACTACGACGACGCCAGCCACGGCCTCGATTTCGCCGGCATGCTGGAAGACCTGGGCAAGCTGGCGCCCGGCACCGTGGTGCTGCTGCACGCCTGCTGCCACAACCCCACCGGCGTGGACCTGGACGCCGCGCAGTGGGCGCAGGTGGTGGCGCTGCTGAAGGAGCGCGGCCTGCTGCCCTTCGTGGACATGGCCTACCAGGGCTTCGACAGGAATTCGGCCGACGACGCCCTCGCGGTGCGCCTGCTGGCCGACTCCGGCATCCCCGCTTTCGTGGTGGCGAACTCGTACTCGAAGTCGTTCTCGCTGTACGGCGAGCGCGTGGGCGCGCTGAGTTTCGTCGGCGCCGACCGCGACGAGGCCGCGCGCCTGCTGTCGAACATCAAGACCACCATCCGCGCCAACTACTCCAGCCCCGCCACGCACGGCGGCAAGTTGGTGGCCGGCGTGCTGGAAAGCGCCGAGCTGCGCGCGCTGTGGGAGCGTGAGCTGGGCGGGATGCGCGGCCGCATCCACACCATGCGCGCAGCCTTCGTGGACAAGCTCGCCGCGCTGGGCGCGCCGGACTTCGGCTTCATCAACAAGCAGGCCGGCATGTTCTCCTACTCGGGCCTGAGCAAGGCGCAGGTGGATCGCCTGCGCGAGGAGTTCGCCATCTACGCGCTCTCCAGCGGGCGCATTTGCGTGGCCGCGCTCAACACCGGCAATATCGACTACGTGACCAGGGCGGTTGCGGCTGTGTGCCGCTGATCCCGCTGCCCAGCTCTCCAAGCCGTTCGCGCTGAGCGTAGCCCGCGCCGCGGGTGGAGTCGAAGCGTCGCCGATCCGTGTGGCGGCCGCTCGACTCCGTTTCGCTACGCTCAGGGCGAACAGCGTTTTGTCCGTACTTTCCTGGATTCTGCATGTTCTTCCGCAACCTCACCCTGTTCCGCTTTTCCCCCGCCGTTGCCGACGACCTGAAGCGCCTCGACGAGGCGCTGGGCGAGCATCGCCTGCGTCCCTGCGGCCCGCTGGAGATGTTCACCAAGGGCTTCGTGCCGCCGGTCGGCCGCGGCGACGAAGCCGCGCTCACCCACGTGGTGAAGCACTGCACCTGGCTCACCGTGGGCGGCGAGGACAAGCTGTTGCCCGCCGCGGTGGTCAACGACGAGCTGCAGCGCAAGGTGCGCAAGATCGCCGAGGAGGAAGGCCGCAAGGTCGGCGGCCGCGAGCGCAAGCGCCTGAAGGAAGACCTGCTCACCGAA
This genomic interval carries:
- the ttcA gene encoding tRNA 2-thiocytidine(32) synthetase TtcA, encoding MSALPESAATPAAEVERLATRLRHQVGKAITDFRMIEDGDKVMVCLSGGKDSYTLLDVLLQLQAKAPVRFELIAVNLDQKQPGFPEHVLPEYLSSRGVPFHIIEQDTYSTVTRVIPQGKTMCSLCSRLRRGSLYTWAAANGITKIALGHHRDDILATFFLNLFHQASLKAMPPKLRSDDGRHVVIRPLAYCRESEIADYAALREFPIIPCNLCGSQENLQRKQVRRMLDEWERDHPGRSETMFRALGNVAPSQLADRSLFDFEGLGAGGGEI
- a CDS encoding aspartate/tyrosine/aromatic aminotransferase gives rise to the protein MSIFASVAMAPGDPILGLTETYNADPRKEKVNLGVGIYVDEQGKVPVLDAVRQVEQALARDDQPRSYLPIDGLPAYARATQKLLFGEDAAILDAGRVATAQTIGGSGALRVGADLLKKVLGDKATLAISNPSWGNHHVVFRTAGFQLIDYRYYDDASHGLDFAGMLEDLGKLAPGTVVLLHACCHNPTGVDLDAAQWAQVVALLKERGLLPFVDMAYQGFDRNSADDALAVRLLADSGIPAFVVANSYSKSFSLYGERVGALSFVGADRDEAARLLSNIKTTIRANYSSPATHGGKLVAGVLESAELRALWERELGGMRGRIHTMRAAFVDKLAALGAPDFGFINKQAGMFSYSGLSKAQVDRLREEFAIYALSSGRICVAALNTGNIDYVTRAVAAVCR